DNA from Dietzia lutea:
GGTCCACCGGCATCGCTCGACGTCGTACATCACCACCCGGGGCGGCTCGTCGAGGCTCTCGATCGTCACCGCGAGCAGCCGACCGTCCGCGGTGATGGTGGGCGACGTGGCCACCACGTCGGGCAGGGGCGGCCGGGCGATCACGCGCGGCCGGTCGGACGTGATGTCCAGGACCTCTAGCTCGGAGAGCCCTCCGCGGACGTTCCACAGCAGGACGGCGGTCGAGCGGTCCAGACTGACCTCGACGTTGTCGAGGTCGGCGTCGTCGCGGTAGGCGAGCGGCCACGACTCGGTGCCGTCCTCGCCGGCCTCCACCGCGAGCAGGCCCGTCCGCTCGGCGGAGTGATCGCTGCGGACCACCATGCGCATCGGCCGATCCGGCCCGCCGGCGTCGAGGATGACCCCGGCGTCGGTCGTGGCCCCTGTGTCGACGGGCAGCAGCGGCCACCACCGGCCGTCGGGGACGATCCGCAGCAGCTCGCGGATGCCACGGGCGCCCACCCGGAACAGGGCGGCGCCGTCGCGGGCGTGGACGAGCGCGCCGCCCATCCGCCGGTCCACGACCGTGCTCTCCCCCGACTCCGGGTCCACGAGCCGCCCCTCGGCGACGCCCTCGGAGTCGAACGCCGTCACGGCGAGCAGTTCGCCGTCCCAGCACACGATCTGCACGGTCGCGTCGCCCCACGTGTCCACGGCGTACGCGCTGTGGTCCGCCGGGTCCGTGGTGACCAGGAAGATGCGCTCGCGCTCACCGCCGTCGGGCGCGACCTCGCAGGCGAGCCACTTGCCGTTGGGTGAGTACGCGACCTTGCGGACGGGACCGTCGATGGGCAGGACGACGTCGCGCTCCGGGCCGGCGCCGTCCAGCCCACCCGGCCCGAGCGGCCGCTGCACCGCCCGCGGGTAGCCGGTCCGTTCGGTGACCACGCACGCCAGCATCGACCCGTCGGGCGACAGGCACGGTGACGACGTGTGCCGGATGTACTCCGGGCCGCCGACCGCGTCCTCGGGCGACCCGGCGACGTCCAGTGACTCTCTCTCCTCTGTGACCTCGGTGATGTCAGGCACGGTGGATCCAGGTGTCCTTCCCGCCCCCTCCGCTGGAGGCGTTGACGACCATGGTGCCCGCGGGCGCGACGCGTGTCATCGCGACCGGCGGCGCCTCGGCGACGATCTGCCCGGCCGCGTCGCGGCTGAGCATGACGAACGCCCGCATGTCCACGTGGCGACGCTGCAGTTCGTGCCCGTCGAACGTCGGCAGCGTGGACAGCGACTGCACCTCCTGCGCCACGAACCGCGAACCGTCGCGGCGCAGTTCGTCGCGCCGCTCGTCGAGCTCCCGCGGCGAGCACTCCGGGCCCACCGTGATGCCGGACCCGCCGTAGCCGTCGATGGGCTTGACCACCAGCTCGCCGAGCCGGTCCAGCACCTCGCGCCGCTGCTCGGGATCGGAACACAGGTAGGTGTCGACCTGGCCGATCAGCGGCTTCTCACCCAGGTAGAAGTCGATGATCTGCGGGACCCGCGCGTAGATGGCCTTGTCGTCGGCCGCCCCGTTGCCCGGCGCGTTCACCACGGCCACGGCCCCCTCGGCCATCGCGCCGAGCAGCCCACGCCGCAGGCGCACACCGTCCGCGCCGTCCGACGACAGCAGCATCTCCTCGTCCATACGGACGTAGAGCACGTCGATGGGGTGGCGGCCCTCGTCGTCGTCGCCAAAGACCTTCCCGTCCGAACACACCAGGCGGTCCGGCGTCACCACCACGGCGTCCACCGCCTCGGCGGCGTGGATGAGGTCGAAGGCCTCCAGCTCGTCCTCGGCGACCACCACGGCGATCCGCGGATCGTCCACGCCCTCCGGCGCGGCCGCGCGCAACGTCCTGCCGAGCAGCTCCAGACCCGCGCGCGGGTCGTGCACCTCGGAGCGCGCGCCGAACTCGGGGTAGCCCTCGGTGATCCGGTCGCGCAGCGCGACGGCCATGGCCAGGCCGCCCGGCATGCGCAGGTTGTCCTCGAGCACGATCCACTCGCCCGGCCCCGTCGAGACCAGGTCGGCGCCGCACACCGGGGCGTGCAGCACGCCCTCGGGCACCGCGCGGCCCGTGGGCCGGAACCCGGGCGCCCGCTCGAGCGCCTCGGGCGGCACGATCCCCGCCCGCGTGATCTCGCTCGGGCCGTAAATGTCC
Protein-coding regions in this window:
- a CDS encoding alpha/beta hydrolase family protein; the encoded protein is MPDITEVTEERESLDVAGSPEDAVGGPEYIRHTSSPCLSPDGSMLACVVTERTGYPRAVQRPLGPGGLDGAGPERDVVLPIDGPVRKVAYSPNGKWLACEVAPDGGERERIFLVTTDPADHSAYAVDTWGDATVQIVCWDGELLAVTAFDSEGVAEGRLVDPESGESTVVDRRMGGALVHARDGAALFRVGARGIRELLRIVPDGRWWPLLPVDTGATTDAGVILDAGGPDRPMRMVVRSDHSAERTGLLAVEAGEDGTESWPLAYRDDADLDNVEVSLDRSTAVLLWNVRGGLSELEVLDITSDRPRVIARPPLPDVVATSPTITADGRLLAVTIESLDEPPRVVMYDVERCRWTGRGPHKPDPAPELVTFTARDGLELSGWLYRAAPEGEPAPTVVYLHGGPEGQSRPGYNDVARRLLDIGVTCFAPNVRGSTGFGRFFSHADDRYGRFAGIDDVEDALLHLVDEGIADPDRAVVAGRSYGGYLVNATLVRHAGRWCGGIAACGMSDMRTFYRDTEPWVAAAAYPKYGNPLQEQELLREVSPLRRFHRVDVPMLFVHGANDTNVPPSESEQAAEALRDRDVPVDVLIFEDEGHEFVKLANRQLLGDRVVQFCQEVFDVRTRKDRK